A window of Nitrospiraceae bacterium genomic DNA:
TCGTGGAGCGCTGGCGGCAGACCTACAACCGGATTCGGCCCCACAGCGCCCTGGGCTATCGTCCGCCGGCACCGGAAGCCATCGCGCCACGGTGCGCGTGAGTCACATTGCAAGTGGTACAACTACAGGGGGCAGGTCAACGGTACTTCTCTCCTTATCACCTCAATGCCATGCTTTTCTCCCGTTGTGCGAATAGTATTTTCAACCGCCAGCTGAAAAGGAATTCCTGAGCGATTTATTAAGTCCCGCATTGGCTGATAAGCATCAGACATTTCGTCTCTACCAATCAAAATTTCGTCGCTAGGAACTCACCGACGAACGCAATCACTT
This region includes:
- a CDS encoding integrase core domain-containing protein, encoding VERWRQTYNRIRPHSALGYRPPAPEAIAPRCA